The following proteins are encoded in a genomic region of Vanessa cardui chromosome W, ilVanCard2.1, whole genome shotgun sequence:
- the LOC124542442 gene encoding uncharacterized protein LOC124542442 encodes MDSIKHSIAQLTEHFNSKMAEFQQNLNSNMPAASPTSDIVSQFNAFRSFVLTALEGLQLQVELLSKKCDQMEMRSRRKMLLVHGVPEAKKENLSAYVSQLLSEHLKLPELSVDSISRCHRLGSSAPEKPRVILIKFQDPIIRNKVWYAKTNLKNTGVTLSEFLTKERHDVFVAARQRLGINKCWTRDGSIVIIGPDGKRHQITSMAELNTYSTATVSQQVSARTATSSNTNTQENKNSQGVRPKRNLKK; translated from the coding sequence ATGGACTCTATTAAACACTCAATTGCACAACTAACAGAACATTTCAACTCTAAAATGGCTGAATTCCAACAAAATTTGAATTCTAATATGCCAGCCGCCAGTCCGACTTCCGACATAGTCTCCCAGTTTAATGCTTTCCGGAGTTTTGTCTTAACTGCTCTGGAAGGACTGCAGCTGCAAGTCGAGCTCCTCTCCAAAAAGTGTGATCAAATGGAAATGAGAAGTAGACGGAAAATGCTCCTGGTGCATGGGGTTCCGGAAGCCAAGAAAGAAAATTTATCGGCTTATGTCAGTCAGCTGCTGTCTGAACATCTCAAGCTGCCAGAGTTATCAGTGGATTCTATCAGTCGCTGCCATCGTTTGGGTTCTTCGGCTCCTGAGAAACCAAGGGTCATCCTTATTAAGTTCCAAGATCCAATCATACGTAACAAAGTATGGTATGCAAAAACCAATCTGAAGAACACTGGGGTTACACTGTCCGAGTTCCTAACAAAGGAACGTCATGACGTCTTCGTTGCTGCCAGACAGCGTCTTGGTATCAACAAATGTTGGACTAGAGATGGCAGCATAGTTATTATTGGTCCAGATGGTAAGCGTCACCAAATTACGTCTATGGCGGAGCTGAATACGTATTCCACTGCTACGGTGTCTCAACAAGTATCAGCTAGGACTGCAACCTCATCCAACACCAATACCCAAGAGAACAAGAATTCGCAGGGAGTCCGACCGAAAAGGAACTTAAAGAAGTaa